From Microlunatus capsulatus, a single genomic window includes:
- a CDS encoding phytoene desaturase family protein: MPASPDPVVVVGGGVAGMAAAARLAKAGHAVELHERADVLGGRWAARELPGVGLVDDARGVLPFPAPWRDLFRKSGRPLEAELARSGHALVPAPPVRYRFADGTALSLPTERGAQQAALRPVVGAAAAARWQHLLDELDEVWLALRPLGLEYPLLGRRQLTRPVLARLHARRSLAWLAARLDEPRLEALVRSLAHRHGSHPERTPAFVAVDLSVSRRFGHWHLAAADPAARPADTGRSSVLAEALAGRLATRRVAVHLGSAVTGLEVVDGRVVGVVTADGPRRAAAVVVTTDPWQLVDALLPRDADPALRRRTHRLRPAAAPAVEHTALDRPALAVTETVELAADGTPVVSWARPVGERTVVSRHDHGRSRPDPGAGAAWRGWRSWLLRPPVTPGPAGLHLASAASAGGDGPSQVVLSGALASYACHDALDRAPDASRGDASGAAPAPV, from the coding sequence ATGCCCGCCTCCCCCGACCCGGTGGTCGTCGTCGGCGGCGGGGTGGCCGGGATGGCCGCCGCGGCCCGGCTGGCCAAGGCCGGGCACGCCGTCGAGCTGCACGAGCGGGCCGACGTCCTCGGCGGGCGCTGGGCCGCCCGGGAGCTGCCCGGGGTGGGGCTGGTCGACGACGCCCGCGGCGTGCTGCCCTTCCCGGCCCCGTGGCGCGACCTGTTCCGCAAGAGCGGTCGGCCCCTGGAGGCCGAGCTGGCCCGGTCCGGGCACGCCCTGGTGCCCGCGCCGCCGGTCCGTTACCGCTTCGCCGACGGGACGGCGCTGAGCCTGCCCACCGAGCGCGGCGCCCAGCAGGCCGCCCTGCGGCCCGTCGTCGGGGCCGCGGCGGCGGCCCGCTGGCAGCACCTGCTCGACGAGCTGGACGAGGTCTGGCTGGCCCTGCGGCCTCTGGGCCTGGAGTACCCGCTGCTGGGCCGCCGGCAGCTCACCCGTCCGGTGCTGGCCCGGCTGCACGCCCGCCGCAGCCTCGCCTGGCTGGCCGCCCGCCTCGACGAGCCGCGGCTGGAGGCCCTGGTCCGCAGCCTGGCCCACCGGCACGGCTCGCACCCGGAGCGGACGCCCGCCTTCGTCGCCGTCGACCTCAGCGTCAGCCGCCGGTTCGGCCACTGGCACCTGGCCGCGGCCGACCCGGCCGCCCGTCCCGCCGACACCGGGCGCTCGTCGGTGCTGGCCGAGGCGCTGGCCGGCCGGCTGGCCACCCGCCGGGTCGCGGTCCACCTCGGCTCGGCCGTCACCGGCCTCGAGGTCGTCGACGGCCGGGTGGTCGGCGTCGTGACGGCGGACGGCCCCCGCCGGGCGGCGGCCGTCGTCGTCACCACCGACCCGTGGCAGCTGGTCGACGCGCTGCTCCCCCGCGACGCGGACCCGGCCCTGCGCCGCCGCACCCACCGGCTCCGGCCCGCGGCGGCGCCCGCCGTCGAGCACACCGCCCTGGACCGGCCCGCCCTCGCCGTCACCGAGACCGTCGAGCTCGCGGCCGACGGCACGCCGGTGGTCAGCTGGGCGCGCCCCGTCGGCGAGCGGACGGTGGTGAGCCGGCACGACCACGGCCGGAGCCGGCCCGACCCGGGGGCGGGAGCGGCCTGGCGCGGCTGGCGCAGCTGGCTGCTGCGCCCGCCGGTGACGCCGGGACCGGCCGGGCTCCACCTGGCCAGCGCCGCGTCCGCCGGCGGGGACGGGCCCTCCCAGGTCGTGCTCTCCGGCGCCCTCGCCTCCTACGCCTGCCACGACGCGCTCGACCGGGCGCCCGACGCCTCCCGCGGAGACGCCTCCGGGGCCGCCCCG
- a CDS encoding SelT/SelW/SelH family protein, producing MDAATPPAAPAATPASARVEITYCTQCRWLLRATWVASELLTTFGTDLAEVALVPGTGGVFRVRLGEDVVWDRSVDGGFPELADLKRVVRDRVAPGRSLGHTDRAAAARTAPPAG from the coding sequence ATGGACGCCGCCACCCCGCCCGCCGCCCCCGCCGCGACGCCCGCGTCCGCGCGGGTGGAGATCACCTACTGCACCCAGTGCCGCTGGCTGCTCCGGGCGACCTGGGTGGCCTCGGAGCTGCTGACGACGTTCGGCACCGACCTCGCCGAGGTGGCCCTGGTCCCCGGCACGGGCGGGGTCTTCCGCGTCCGGCTCGGCGAGGACGTCGTCTGGGACCGCTCCGTCGACGGCGGCTTCCCCGAGCTCGCCGACCTCAAGCGCGTGGTCCGCGACCGGGTCGCCCCCGGCCGCAGCCTCGGGCACACCGACCGGGCCGCGGCGGCCCGGACCGCCCCGCCCGCCGGCTGA
- a CDS encoding SAV_6107 family HEPN domain-containing protein has translation MSTVEPVRLAERQASRERGRRAVAADLARARAALDEAADLTTAAERYLATQAAALRVAAVVLAVRARPAPGARPRNAWRLLAEVAPELAEWAAFYAATEHRRDALRGGATGLVSAREADDLLRDTEEFLALVEHAVAPPGPAAHRPRRGTT, from the coding sequence GTGAGCACGGTCGAGCCCGTCCGGCTGGCCGAGCGGCAGGCGTCGCGGGAGCGCGGCCGCCGCGCGGTGGCGGCCGACCTGGCCCGGGCCCGCGCGGCCCTGGACGAGGCCGCGGACCTGACGACGGCGGCCGAGCGCTACCTCGCGACCCAGGCGGCGGCGCTCCGCGTCGCGGCCGTCGTCCTCGCCGTCCGGGCCCGCCCGGCCCCGGGCGCCCGACCCCGCAACGCCTGGCGGCTGCTGGCCGAGGTCGCCCCCGAGCTGGCGGAGTGGGCCGCCTTCTACGCCGCCACCGAGCACCGGCGCGACGCGCTGCGCGGTGGCGCGACCGGGCTGGTCAGCGCCCGGGAGGCCGACGACCTGCTCCGCGACACCGAGGAGTTCCTCGCGCTGGTCGAGCACGCCGTGGCGCCGCCGGGCCCGGCCGCCCACCGGCCACGGCGGGGGACCACGTGA
- a CDS encoding methyltransferase domain-containing protein, with amino-acid sequence MVEARRRRSVSATFLLDLLAGQLRGLDPAGAPLDVVDLGGGTGGVATALAGHGHRVTVIDPSPDALASLERRTAEAGLEGRIVGRQGDAADLVDVVGERSVDVVVCHRVLEVVESPAEALTAVAAVLRPGGALSLLASQRRAAVLGHALAGHLGLARRAWADPRRFDHEGLVDLLAGAGFDVQASHGIGALADHVAEQVLEAEPGALADLTALEAEVSTDPAFRALAPQVHLFARVGLTTPAAVD; translated from the coding sequence ATGGTCGAGGCCCGACGCCGGCGGTCGGTCTCGGCGACCTTCCTGCTGGACCTGCTGGCCGGCCAGCTGCGCGGGCTCGACCCCGCGGGCGCACCGCTCGACGTCGTCGACCTCGGCGGCGGCACGGGTGGCGTGGCCACCGCTCTCGCCGGGCACGGCCACCGCGTCACCGTCATCGACCCCAGCCCGGACGCCCTCGCCTCCCTCGAGCGGCGGACGGCCGAGGCGGGCCTCGAGGGGCGCATCGTCGGCCGGCAGGGCGACGCGGCCGACCTCGTCGACGTCGTGGGCGAGCGCTCCGTCGACGTCGTCGTCTGCCACCGGGTGCTGGAGGTCGTGGAGTCCCCGGCCGAGGCCCTGACGGCGGTCGCGGCGGTGCTGCGCCCGGGCGGCGCGCTCAGCCTGCTCGCCTCCCAGCGCCGCGCGGCCGTGCTCGGCCACGCCCTGGCCGGGCACCTCGGCCTGGCCCGCCGGGCCTGGGCCGACCCCCGCCGCTTCGACCACGAGGGCCTCGTCGACCTGCTCGCCGGCGCCGGCTTCGACGTCCAGGCCAGCCACGGCATCGGCGCGCTGGCCGACCACGTCGCGGAGCAGGTGCTGGAGGCCGAGCCCGGGGCGCTCGCGGACCTGACGGCGCTCGAGGCCGAGGTGAGCACCGACCCGGCCTTCCGCGCCCTGGCCCCGCAGGTGCACCTCTTCGCCCGGGTCGGCCTGACGACCCCGGCCGCCGTCGACTGA
- the dinB gene encoding DNA polymerase IV, with amino-acid sequence MSSGGPPGRDRPTGPIIMHVDMDAFYASVALRERPELHGTPVVVGGEHRGVVLSATYEARALGVRSGMSSGQARRLAPSATFVPPDFDAYAEVSRAIVAVFGTVSAVVESASIDEAFLDLTGSVRMFGPPAGIGEHVRAVVADEQGITCSVGIGPTKFVAKMASRAAKPDGLVEVPPGRVEAFLHPHPVEAMWGVGPATARRLHGLGLETVADLAATPVATLRQTFGPHSGRALHELAHGRDRRRVVPTEPERSVGSQETLGRDTDDPDVVRRELLRMADRTAGRMRRAGLVGRTVAVALRFSDFTEVTRSATLTTPTDVTEEIYAAAVALYEKLGLERARIRRVGVRVEGVTPARQAYRQPSLTDPEHGWQEADQAVDAAVRKFGPAAVQRLALTRRH; translated from the coding sequence GTGAGCAGCGGGGGACCGCCGGGCCGGGACCGGCCGACCGGCCCGATCATCATGCACGTCGACATGGACGCCTTCTACGCCTCGGTGGCCCTGCGGGAGCGGCCCGAGCTGCACGGGACGCCCGTCGTCGTCGGCGGCGAGCACCGCGGTGTCGTGCTCTCGGCGACCTACGAGGCGCGGGCGCTGGGCGTCCGGTCCGGGATGTCCTCGGGCCAGGCCCGCCGGCTGGCGCCCTCGGCCACGTTCGTGCCGCCCGACTTCGACGCCTACGCCGAGGTGTCGCGCGCCATCGTCGCCGTGTTCGGCACCGTCTCCGCCGTCGTGGAGTCGGCCTCGATCGACGAGGCGTTCCTCGACCTGACCGGGTCGGTGCGGATGTTCGGCCCGCCGGCCGGGATCGGCGAGCACGTCCGCGCCGTCGTCGCCGACGAGCAGGGCATCACCTGCTCGGTGGGCATCGGGCCCACCAAGTTCGTCGCCAAGATGGCCAGCCGCGCCGCCAAGCCCGACGGCCTCGTCGAGGTCCCGCCGGGCCGGGTCGAGGCCTTCCTCCACCCGCACCCGGTGGAGGCCATGTGGGGGGTCGGCCCCGCCACGGCCCGCCGGCTGCACGGCCTCGGCCTGGAGACGGTCGCCGACCTCGCCGCCACCCCGGTCGCCACCCTGCGGCAGACCTTCGGCCCGCACAGCGGCCGGGCGCTGCACGAGCTGGCCCACGGCCGGGACCGCCGGCGGGTGGTGCCCACCGAGCCCGAGCGCAGCGTCGGCTCCCAGGAGACGTTGGGCCGCGACACCGACGACCCGGACGTCGTCCGCCGCGAGCTGCTCCGGATGGCCGACCGGACAGCGGGCCGGATGCGCCGCGCGGGACTGGTCGGTCGGACGGTGGCGGTGGCGCTGCGCTTCTCCGACTTCACCGAGGTCACCCGCTCGGCCACCCTGACCACGCCCACCGACGTCACCGAGGAGATCTACGCCGCCGCGGTCGCGCTCTACGAGAAGCTGGGCCTGGAGCGGGCGCGGATCCGCCGCGTCGGGGTCCGGGTGGAGGGCGTCACCCCGGCCCGCCAGGCCTACCGGCAGCCCTCGCTCACCGACCCGGAGCACGGCTGGCAGGAGGCCGACCAGGCCGTCGACGCCGCCGTGCGCAAGTTCGGCCCGGCCGCGGTCCAGCGGCTGGCGCTCACCCGTCGACACTGA